The following proteins are encoded in a genomic region of Gimesia algae:
- a CDS encoding ATP-binding protein, producing the protein MKAFPQTGCLIVYTPASFLILYPSHIIRFSSKAMKTSKSFPIISSKLRKWSISDRLKFAFGLLVLIQVISGMVTWFQISLINQDISQLVNVDEPLEEAILEMEIKAGEIARAVLDYVRDRDQKHLSKLINSRDGFTDNYLRYQRLAKSNDELLLRNKISSLYEKYNQMASQIIDLSDRRDVALNVFINHVSIINQLIDRERLKSNDDQSDEGIKKAEATHKMEKYLNIAFGSIEEYIVKRNQTLLSRIFDAEQKFKLFEAQYLDIISNRIELKRIKIIDEKFSQATAYGNQVVKITDEIDDLLSTFEQNLDSIDALLQNQAHTLVHLKTVKTTHHADSSIQSAKLVIGILACLGTFFGLLLVWMISRGIVSPILQLSQSAELIASGNVDHRISIDSQDEIGKLAEAFNRMVEDLVIAQQDAEKASQIKSSFLANMSHEIRTPMTAILGFAEIMRQHNDDPEMNRHIDTIKKNGEYLLELINDILDVSKIEADKLEVEAIHCSLIELLDDVKTLMEIRAIDRGLDLTVLIDGSIPRWIQSDPVRIRQILINLLSNAIKFTRQGQVQLIVAASSIDTDEPVIQFDVIDSGIGMTGEQISRLFKPFMQADSSTTRQYGGTGLGLTICKRLTHILGGEISVKSEYGNGTTFSVTVKTGRCQEKELVDQRTFETECKSTLNQTTESNFAEMNYNILLAEDGIDNQKLISYLLKKSGNTVTIAENGLIAIKKALDALEASSPYDAILMDMQMPELDGFAATKQLRSQGYLYPVIALTAHTMSGAREECLAAGCDSYATKPIQRDQFFATLNQCILDYRKHEATIF; encoded by the coding sequence GTGAAGGCTTTTCCGCAGACCGGTTGTCTGATTGTATATACTCCCGCATCATTCCTCATTCTGTATCCAAGTCACATAATTCGTTTCTCCAGCAAAGCAATGAAAACCTCTAAGTCATTTCCTATCATTTCTTCCAAATTGCGCAAATGGTCGATCTCAGATCGCCTCAAATTTGCCTTTGGCCTACTTGTGTTGATTCAGGTTATCAGTGGGATGGTAACCTGGTTCCAGATTTCACTCATAAATCAGGACATATCGCAACTGGTAAATGTAGATGAACCTCTCGAAGAAGCCATTCTCGAAATGGAGATCAAAGCCGGAGAAATCGCCCGCGCAGTACTAGATTACGTTCGTGACAGAGACCAGAAACATCTCTCAAAACTGATTAATTCTCGAGATGGATTCACTGATAATTATTTACGTTATCAGAGACTGGCAAAATCGAATGATGAACTGCTATTAAGAAATAAGATCTCGTCGCTTTATGAAAAATATAATCAGATGGCCTCACAAATTATCGACCTATCTGATAGACGAGATGTTGCTCTAAATGTTTTTATAAACCACGTCAGTATAATCAATCAGTTGATAGACCGCGAGCGACTGAAGTCAAATGACGATCAGTCTGATGAGGGAATTAAAAAAGCAGAAGCAACCCATAAAATGGAAAAATACCTGAATATCGCTTTCGGCTCGATAGAAGAATATATTGTAAAACGGAATCAAACATTACTTTCACGTATTTTCGACGCGGAACAGAAATTTAAGCTGTTTGAAGCCCAATATCTCGATATTATTTCGAATCGCATAGAGCTTAAGAGGATAAAGATAATTGATGAAAAATTTTCGCAGGCAACTGCTTACGGAAATCAAGTCGTCAAAATCACTGATGAAATCGATGACTTATTAAGCACTTTTGAACAGAATCTGGACTCGATTGATGCTTTACTACAGAATCAGGCTCACACTCTCGTACATTTAAAAACTGTAAAAACGACTCATCATGCGGATTCGTCTATCCAATCAGCTAAATTGGTAATCGGGATCTTAGCATGTTTGGGAACATTTTTCGGCCTGTTACTTGTCTGGATGATTTCGCGTGGAATTGTCTCTCCAATCCTGCAACTATCACAGAGTGCAGAACTTATAGCATCAGGTAATGTGGACCACCGAATCTCTATTGATTCACAAGACGAAATCGGAAAACTCGCTGAAGCTTTTAATCGCATGGTCGAAGACCTGGTCATTGCACAACAGGACGCGGAAAAAGCAAGTCAGATTAAGAGTTCATTTCTGGCAAATATGAGTCATGAAATACGAACACCAATGACAGCAATTCTGGGTTTTGCGGAAATTATGAGACAGCACAATGATGACCCAGAAATGAATCGACATATTGATACGATTAAGAAAAACGGTGAGTACCTACTGGAATTGATCAACGACATTCTTGACGTTTCAAAAATTGAAGCCGACAAACTGGAAGTGGAAGCTATTCATTGCTCACTGATTGAGTTACTGGATGATGTAAAAACGTTAATGGAAATCCGAGCAATCGACCGGGGACTTGATCTCACTGTCTTGATTGATGGATCCATTCCCCGCTGGATTCAGAGCGACCCTGTCAGAATTCGTCAAATTCTGATTAACCTGTTGAGCAACGCTATCAAGTTCACCAGACAAGGTCAGGTACAACTGATTGTCGCAGCATCATCGATTGATACTGACGAACCCGTGATCCAATTTGATGTGATTGATTCCGGCATTGGAATGACGGGCGAACAGATCTCGCGTCTGTTCAAGCCTTTCATGCAGGCAGATTCCTCTACTACACGGCAATATGGAGGAACAGGGCTGGGCCTGACAATCTGCAAGCGTCTGACCCATATTCTAGGTGGAGAAATCTCTGTTAAAAGTGAATATGGTAACGGAACTACTTTCTCAGTGACTGTCAAAACGGGGCGATGTCAGGAAAAGGAACTTGTCGACCAAAGAACGTTTGAAACTGAATGTAAAAGTACATTAAATCAAACTACTGAATCTAACTTCGCGGAGATGAATTACAACATCTTGTTGGCTGAAGACGGAATCGATAATCAGAAACTGATCAGTTACTTATTAAAAAAATCTGGTAATACTGTTACAATAGCCGAAAATGGCTTGATTGCCATCAAGAAAGCTCTGGATGCTTTGGAAGCCAGCTCGCCGTACGATGCTATTCTCATGGACATGCAGATGCCAGAACTGGATGGATTTGCAGCCACAAAACAACTCCGATCACAGGGTTATCTTTATCCTGTTATTGCCTTGACGGCTCATACGATGAGTGGTGCCCGTGAAGAATGCCTGGCAGCAGGCTGTGACAGTTACGCAACAAAACCGATTCAAAGGGATCAGTTTTTTGCAACACTGAACCAGTGCATTCTAGACTATCGAAAACATGAGGCTACAATCTTTTAA
- a CDS encoding L-threonylcarbamoyladenylate synthase: protein MMKCEISRNIQAAANLIQNGELVAFATETVYGLGANALNTRAVAQIFAVKQRPHFDPLIVHIANTDQLDELTSEFSLTAEKLASTFWPGPLTLVLPKKKVVPDLVTSGLDSVAIRIPAHPVARRLLELTQLPIAAPSANKFGRLSPTRAVDVAEQLGDEIKLILDGGPCTVGVESTVIQCTGEDPVLLRPGGISLEEIQACIGEIRLAEIKDYAEANSQVSPGMLPKHYAPRTRLVIVDHPEQLPEAGALGVLSLYPLEQTEFRNCEFSAQQILSPSGDLSIAAANFFAALRKLDVSGIDQIVALRLPETGLGRTINNRLERAAAS, encoded by the coding sequence ATGATGAAATGTGAAATTTCGCGAAATATCCAGGCAGCTGCCAATCTGATTCAAAATGGAGAGCTGGTAGCTTTTGCCACAGAAACGGTATATGGACTTGGGGCCAATGCACTGAATACCAGAGCAGTAGCACAAATATTTGCTGTTAAACAAAGACCGCACTTTGATCCTTTAATAGTACATATTGCGAACACTGATCAACTGGATGAACTCACTTCGGAATTTTCATTAACGGCAGAAAAACTGGCATCTACGTTCTGGCCAGGTCCTTTGACACTGGTGTTACCGAAAAAAAAAGTCGTTCCCGATCTGGTAACGTCTGGACTGGATTCAGTTGCCATTCGTATTCCTGCTCACCCAGTTGCCAGAAGATTACTGGAATTAACTCAATTGCCAATTGCGGCACCCAGCGCTAATAAATTTGGACGCCTCAGTCCAACGCGAGCTGTCGATGTCGCTGAGCAGCTCGGCGACGAAATCAAACTAATTCTGGATGGTGGACCTTGTACCGTTGGAGTGGAATCCACAGTCATTCAGTGTACGGGTGAGGATCCAGTTCTGCTCAGGCCTGGGGGAATTTCACTCGAAGAAATACAAGCATGTATCGGAGAGATTCGGTTGGCAGAAATCAAAGATTATGCCGAAGCGAATTCACAAGTCAGTCCAGGGATGTTGCCAAAGCATTATGCTCCAAGAACTCGATTAGTCATCGTTGATCATCCGGAACAACTGCCTGAAGCTGGGGCACTTGGCGTCTTGAGTCTCTACCCTCTTGAGCAAACAGAATTCAGAAATTGCGAGTTTTCAGCTCAACAGATTTTATCTCCTTCGGGAGACCTGAGTATAGCTGCTGCCAATTTCTTTGCAGCACTCAGAAAATTAGATGTATCGGGAATTGATCAGATAGTTGCATTAAGGCTACCAGAGACGGGGCTGGGAAGAACAATCAATAACCGTCTCGAACGAGCAGCGGCATCTTAA
- a CDS encoding S41 family peptidase — MAQQSWQQLMNQNPAQNAQDSVTVMRQAADIAGSQLRMQATGVIYEFAYGSLEALDKHSRFEFTPSSSGPRVDAGENRVVGVGVQLKTHQDGAVILRTLNGGAAQKAGLQRGDVIVGVNQRNLAGLSLDEVANLITGPTGSSVVIDVRREDRNARVNLNRQAIRITNISEVKMVDAQQKIGLIRLEKFGEGAVQELDRALWSLHQQGMKSLVFDLRGNPGGLLTEAISISNRFVPSGKIVSTRGRNQSDNTMESATHDQTWKMPLVVLVDGDSASASEIFAAAVQENRRGLIVGRKTYGKGTVQTHFPLQSVAGTFWLTTAKFYSPTGREMAGVGVNPDVTVKMSARELEEIGPVDRDLEAGVSTILSHKPGELVNNVSGRQQVRPAQFQFSG, encoded by the coding sequence ATGGCTCAGCAAAGCTGGCAGCAGCTGATGAACCAGAATCCTGCTCAAAATGCACAGGACTCAGTGACTGTAATGCGTCAGGCCGCTGACATAGCAGGTAGTCAATTGAGAATGCAGGCAACGGGTGTGATTTATGAATTTGCGTATGGCTCCCTGGAGGCTCTGGATAAACACTCCCGTTTTGAATTTACGCCCAGTTCCTCAGGTCCCCGCGTTGATGCGGGCGAAAATAGGGTTGTAGGCGTGGGTGTTCAGCTGAAGACGCATCAGGATGGAGCTGTCATCCTGAGAACATTGAATGGAGGAGCAGCACAAAAAGCAGGACTGCAAAGAGGAGATGTGATCGTTGGAGTCAATCAGAGAAACTTAGCTGGACTTTCTCTGGACGAGGTTGCAAATCTGATTACCGGTCCAACTGGTTCCTCGGTTGTCATTGATGTTCGTAGAGAGGATAGAAACGCCCGAGTGAATCTGAATCGTCAGGCAATTCGTATTACAAATATCAGTGAAGTCAAAATGGTTGATGCACAACAAAAGATTGGACTCATCCGGCTTGAAAAATTTGGAGAAGGTGCCGTTCAGGAATTAGATCGAGCTTTATGGAGCCTGCATCAACAGGGAATGAAGTCCCTGGTATTCGATTTGAGAGGGAATCCGGGTGGATTACTGACTGAGGCCATTTCGATTTCAAATCGATTTGTCCCCTCTGGTAAAATCGTTTCAACACGGGGACGGAACCAGAGTGATAATACGATGGAGTCAGCGACACATGATCAAACCTGGAAAATGCCACTTGTTGTTTTAGTCGATGGTGATAGTGCAAGTGCCAGTGAAATATTTGCTGCTGCTGTTCAGGAAAATCGACGAGGGCTGATTGTTGGTAGAAAAACTTATGGGAAGGGCACCGTACAGACTCATTTTCCACTGCAATCGGTTGCCGGAACTTTCTGGTTAACCACAGCCAAGTTTTATTCTCCAACGGGACGAGAGATGGCGGGTGTCGGAGTAAATCCGGACGTGACCGTGAAGATGAGCGCACGTGAACTGGAAGAAATAGGACCCGTCGACAGGGACCTGGAGGCTGGTGTAAGCACTATTTTAAGCCATAAACCAGGCGAACTTGTTAATAATGTGTCTGGCAGACAACAAGTCCGCCCAGCACAATTTCAGTTTTCGGGTTAA
- a CDS encoding carbon storage regulator, producing the protein MLVLTRKRDEVIQIGDNIVIKILKTGKGAIKIGIDAPGDIRVIRGELLETEKQTEAVESPDSAQRKQGLSAQCA; encoded by the coding sequence ATGTTGGTATTAACTAGAAAACGAGATGAAGTAATTCAAATTGGTGACAATATCGTTATCAAGATATTAAAGACAGGTAAAGGGGCAATCAAAATTGGTATTGATGCTCCTGGTGATATTCGAGTCATTCGCGGTGAGCTACTGGAAACTGAAAAGCAAACGGAGGCAGTGGAGTCGCCGGACTCGGCACAAAGAAAACAAGGATTGAGTGCACAATGTGCATAG
- a CDS encoding class I SAM-dependent methyltransferase, whose protein sequence is MRITHTLYLFELPDMNFDRVAPWFERLEKIVFGDQMQVCRTAFLSDLPAIKKAALIGEGNGTFLAQFLKHCDCEEIHYIDSSKKMLDLAQKQFQMNVFPGLERMVFYHLDLSLDVMPDQNYDLVVTNFFLDVFNGATLNNVVSKIASACTRDAHWLYADFQVTGNRFQRCRAIAWVKTMYLFFRLAADIQTMKLTNPSALLDRNGFQIKWFKEFDNGLMRAEIRQRKDEFVRDAGLF, encoded by the coding sequence TTGCGCATTACTCACACCCTGTATCTTTTTGAGCTTCCAGATATGAATTTTGACCGAGTTGCTCCCTGGTTTGAGCGATTGGAAAAAATTGTTTTTGGGGATCAGATGCAGGTTTGTAGAACCGCGTTTCTTTCCGACCTGCCAGCGATTAAAAAAGCCGCTCTGATTGGAGAAGGGAATGGAACCTTCCTGGCTCAATTTCTGAAACACTGTGACTGTGAAGAGATTCATTACATCGATTCCAGTAAAAAAATGTTAGATCTCGCTCAAAAACAGTTCCAAATGAATGTATTTCCCGGCTTAGAGAGAATGGTATTTTACCACCTTGATTTATCTCTCGATGTGATGCCCGATCAAAATTATGATTTGGTAGTAACTAATTTCTTCCTTGACGTCTTCAACGGGGCAACTCTGAATAACGTTGTATCAAAGATTGCCTCAGCCTGTACTCGGGATGCTCACTGGTTATATGCGGATTTTCAGGTTACTGGAAATCGATTTCAACGGTGCCGCGCGATCGCATGGGTGAAAACAATGTATTTATTCTTCAGATTAGCCGCTGACATTCAAACAATGAAGTTGACTAATCCTTCAGCATTGCTCGATCGCAATGGCTTTCAGATAAAATGGTTTAAAGAGTTTGATAACGGATTGATGCGAGCTGAAATAAGGCAAAGAAAAGACGAATTTGTCAGAGATGCTGGTCTATTCTGA
- a CDS encoding ExbD/TolR family protein, with the protein MPLKTGTVEEPKLDLTPMIDIVFLLIIFFMVGTQFTEMERQYDIKLPTVTDAKPLSNLPDDIIVNVQQDGEISINGEKKSLAELESLLKTSIQIFPGQSVVIRGDSTGPYQNVMNILEICHRVKIRSVSLANRLRDDS; encoded by the coding sequence ATGCCCTTAAAAACGGGAACCGTCGAAGAGCCGAAGCTCGATTTGACTCCAATGATTGATATTGTTTTCTTACTGATTATTTTCTTTATGGTTGGTACTCAGTTTACAGAGATGGAACGCCAGTACGATATTAAGCTTCCCACTGTAACTGATGCGAAACCTTTATCAAATCTGCCCGATGACATCATTGTAAATGTACAACAAGATGGTGAAATTTCGATTAACGGTGAGAAGAAAAGTTTGGCCGAACTGGAATCTCTCCTGAAAACATCCATTCAAATTTTCCCGGGACAATCTGTAGTAATCAGGGGAGATTCAACAGGACCTTATCAAAATGTGATGAATATCCTGGAGATCTGCCATCGTGTAAAAATACGTTCTGTCTCTTTGGCAAATCGATTAAGAGACGATTCATAA